One Mycolicibacterium goodii genomic region harbors:
- a CDS encoding DinB family protein → MPPNAITNGTERDLIEDLLDRNREALIATTRGLSETDARRKLVPSLTTPISLIKHAAAAERIWFQRFWAGLDESECDGYSRRDEGTFAVADDETLADVIAEFERASQRSREIASRFALDDIKHSPREGTVSMRWTLLMFIQKFARHAGHGDILREQIDDLNAEDG, encoded by the coding sequence ATGCCTCCCAACGCAATCACGAACGGCACCGAACGCGACCTCATCGAGGACCTGCTCGACCGTAACCGTGAAGCACTCATCGCCACCACGCGCGGCCTGTCCGAGACCGATGCCCGCCGGAAACTCGTTCCGTCGCTGACGACGCCGATCTCACTGATCAAGCACGCTGCCGCCGCGGAACGGATCTGGTTCCAACGGTTCTGGGCGGGTCTGGACGAATCCGAGTGCGACGGGTACTCGCGTCGCGACGAGGGCACCTTCGCCGTCGCCGACGACGAGACATTGGCCGATGTCATCGCCGAGTTCGAGCGCGCAAGCCAACGATCACGGGAGATCGCGTCGCGATTCGCCCTCGACGACATCAAGCACAGCCCGCGCGAAGGCACCGTCAGCATGCGGTGGACGCTGCTCATGTTCATCCAGAAATTCGCACGGCATGCCGGCCACGGTGACATCCTGCGTGAACAGATCGACGACCTCAACGCCGAAGACGGATAG
- a CDS encoding SGNH/GDSL hydrolase family protein, translating to MTSSSLGLTTHAITVDLFRGLAELEDTGRGRLPHRLPRAARARCDDPQLLGAEAQPSGVRLAVRAAATVIELDVLRTRVVLRGVPARADGTVDLLIDGRRLGTATVYGGDVVSIDPSTGVTETAPGEVATLRFDGLPAQDKTIEVWLPHYERTEVVAVRTDAPIAPAHNDRPTWVHHGSSISQGSNADTPSTTWPALVASDADLDLVNLGFSGSAMLDPFVARVIRDRPADLISIKIGINLVNADLMRRRAFGPAVHGFLDTIRDGHPSTPLIVIGPLHCRIHETTPGPGSFDVDALASGTVRFVALGDPADALVPNAGLRRLTLGGIRDQLAEIMAGRQADDPHLTYVDGLDLYGHADEAAHPLPDNLHPDAATHRLIAERFVALTRPGRLVGTHA from the coding sequence ATGACCTCTTCGAGCCTCGGACTCACCACGCACGCGATCACCGTCGACCTGTTCCGCGGACTCGCCGAACTCGAAGACACCGGCCGTGGCCGGCTGCCACATCGCCTGCCGCGCGCTGCGCGTGCGCGGTGCGACGACCCACAGTTGCTGGGCGCCGAGGCGCAGCCCTCGGGCGTGCGCCTGGCCGTGCGCGCGGCCGCGACCGTGATCGAACTCGATGTCCTGCGAACACGTGTTGTGCTGAGGGGCGTGCCGGCCCGTGCCGACGGCACCGTGGATCTGCTGATCGACGGCCGTCGACTTGGAACCGCGACGGTGTACGGCGGCGATGTGGTGAGCATCGACCCGTCGACCGGCGTGACCGAGACTGCGCCGGGTGAGGTCGCGACGTTGCGCTTCGACGGATTGCCTGCGCAGGACAAGACGATCGAGGTCTGGCTCCCGCATTACGAGCGAACAGAAGTGGTGGCGGTGCGTACCGACGCGCCGATTGCGCCCGCGCACAACGATCGGCCGACCTGGGTTCACCACGGCAGCTCCATCAGCCAGGGCTCCAACGCCGACACGCCGAGCACCACCTGGCCGGCCTTGGTGGCCTCCGACGCGGACCTCGATCTGGTGAACCTCGGGTTCTCGGGCAGTGCCATGCTCGATCCCTTCGTGGCCAGGGTGATTCGCGATCGTCCCGCCGACCTGATCAGCATCAAGATCGGCATCAACCTGGTGAACGCCGACCTGATGCGCCGGCGCGCGTTCGGCCCCGCCGTGCACGGGTTTCTCGACACCATCCGCGACGGGCACCCGAGCACACCGCTCATCGTCATCGGGCCCCTGCACTGCCGGATCCACGAAACGACGCCGGGGCCGGGAAGTTTCGATGTCGACGCTCTGGCGTCCGGCACGGTGCGGTTCGTCGCGCTGGGTGACCCGGCCGACGCTCTCGTACCCAACGCGGGGTTGCGCCGCCTCACCCTCGGCGGGATACGCGATCAGCTCGCCGAGATCATGGCCGGCCGGCAGGCGGACGATCCTCATCTCACCTACGTCGACGGTCTCGACCTGTACGGGCACGCCGATGAAGCGGCGCATCCACTGCCCGACAATCTGCACCCCGACGCCGCCACCCATCGACTGATCGCTGAGCGATTCGTTGCGCTGACGAGGCCCGGTCGGTTGGTCGGCACGCACGCATAG
- a CDS encoding DUF3830 family protein has product MSRFITVSLDKRGVSCVARLLDEVAPRTCAAVWDALPLSAQVFHGKYARNEIYTLLPAFAPADPGKENITVTPIPGDLCWFSFDSDDLGNPAYGYENTTGTGTTGGIVDLALFYGRNNLLINGDQGWVPGNVFGTIVEGLDEMAEACQDLWMGGVRGETLSFSRRE; this is encoded by the coding sequence TTGAGCAGGTTCATCACGGTGTCGTTGGACAAGCGCGGCGTCAGCTGCGTCGCGCGGTTACTCGACGAGGTGGCGCCCCGAACCTGTGCGGCCGTCTGGGATGCCCTGCCGCTGTCGGCGCAGGTGTTCCACGGCAAGTACGCGCGCAACGAGATCTACACGCTGCTACCGGCTTTCGCGCCCGCCGATCCCGGCAAGGAGAACATCACCGTCACCCCCATTCCCGGCGACCTGTGCTGGTTCTCGTTCGACTCCGACGATCTGGGCAACCCCGCCTACGGTTACGAGAACACCACGGGCACCGGGACCACCGGGGGCATCGTCGATCTCGCGCTGTTCTACGGGCGCAACAACCTGCTGATCAACGGTGACCAGGGCTGGGTGCCGGGCAATGTGTTCGGCACGATCGTCGAAGGGCTCGACGAGATGGCCGAGGCCTGCCAGGACCTGTGGATGGGTGGCGTACGCGGGGAGACCTTGAGCTTCAGCCGGCGGGAGTGA
- a CDS encoding amidase: MIPMSVDLVEAYRRKEMSPVEATQAALDAIDSYDKSVNAFVLVDHEGALSAAKESEARWFSGEQLGPADGVPTSIKDALWTRGWPTLRGSTLIDEAGPWEEDAPSVARLREAGAVILGKTTTPEYSWKGVTDSYRYGATVNPWDTTKTAGGSSGGSAAAVALGMGPWSVGTDGGGSVRIPGGFTGTVALKPTYGLVPLYPMSAFGSLAHVGPMTRSVRDCAALLDVITRFDGRDGTAMPTPTSSFLDGLDAGVAGLRVAYSPNLGYVHNDPEVDAAVRAAVDVIAAAGADVEEVDPGFTDPVEAFHVLWFSGEAHVLRGYGDAVDDRVDPGLRRTAAIGATFSAADYLDATAVRMDLGLRMGRFHQTYDLLITPTLPLPAFPAGQDVPDGWHSPDWTSWTPYTYPFNLSQQPALTVPCGFTSAGLPIGLQVVGPRHADALVLRVGQAYQSATDWHLKTPKVITGEGH; the protein is encoded by the coding sequence ATGATCCCGATGTCCGTCGACCTGGTCGAGGCGTACCGGCGCAAGGAGATGTCACCGGTCGAGGCCACCCAGGCTGCGCTCGACGCGATCGACTCCTACGACAAGTCGGTGAACGCCTTCGTGCTGGTGGACCACGAAGGCGCGCTGAGTGCCGCGAAAGAGTCCGAGGCGCGGTGGTTCTCAGGCGAACAGCTGGGACCGGCCGACGGGGTGCCGACGTCGATCAAGGATGCCCTGTGGACCCGTGGCTGGCCGACCCTGCGCGGTAGCACGCTGATCGACGAGGCAGGCCCCTGGGAGGAGGACGCGCCGAGTGTCGCGCGGTTGCGTGAGGCGGGCGCGGTCATCCTCGGCAAGACGACCACCCCGGAGTACTCGTGGAAGGGCGTCACCGACTCCTACCGGTACGGGGCGACCGTCAATCCGTGGGACACCACCAAGACCGCGGGCGGATCCAGCGGCGGGAGCGCGGCGGCCGTCGCGCTCGGCATGGGGCCCTGGTCGGTGGGCACCGATGGCGGGGGATCGGTCCGTATCCCCGGCGGGTTCACCGGGACCGTCGCGCTCAAACCGACCTACGGTCTGGTTCCGCTGTACCCGATGAGCGCGTTCGGCAGCCTGGCGCACGTCGGCCCCATGACGCGGTCGGTACGTGACTGCGCGGCGTTGCTCGACGTGATCACCCGCTTCGACGGACGCGACGGCACCGCGATGCCGACGCCGACGTCCTCGTTCCTCGACGGTCTCGACGCAGGCGTCGCGGGTCTGCGGGTCGCCTACTCGCCCAATCTCGGCTACGTGCACAACGACCCGGAGGTCGACGCGGCGGTACGCGCCGCCGTCGACGTGATCGCCGCTGCCGGAGCCGACGTCGAGGAGGTCGACCCCGGTTTCACCGACCCGGTCGAGGCGTTCCACGTGCTGTGGTTCTCCGGGGAGGCCCACGTCCTGCGGGGCTACGGCGACGCCGTCGACGATCGCGTCGATCCCGGGTTGCGGCGCACCGCGGCGATCGGCGCGACGTTCTCGGCCGCCGACTACCTCGATGCCACGGCGGTCCGGATGGACCTCGGCCTGCGGATGGGGCGGTTCCACCAGACCTACGATCTGCTGATCACGCCGACTCTTCCGCTGCCCGCGTTCCCGGCCGGGCAGGACGTGCCCGACGGGTGGCACTCACCCGACTGGACCAGTTGGACGCCGTACACGTACCCGTTCAACCTGAGCCAGCAACCGGCGCTGACCGTGCCGTGCGGGTTCACCTCGGCCGGACTGCCGATCGGCCTGCAGGTCGTCGGTCCCCGGCACGCCGACGCGCTCGTGCTGCGTGTCGGCCAGGCGTACCAGTCCGCCACCGACTGGCATTTGAAGACTCCGAAAGTTATCACAGGGGAGGGACATTGA
- a CDS encoding D-2-hydroxyacid dehydrogenase, translated as MPTPNQSGAAPGRAVSERRPAVAVLCAEESERPPGLEALDVEFRYCTAGTLAEAVRGARGMLLWDFFSKAVRDVWSEAESVEWIHVTAAGVDTLLFDELRDSDVVVTNAHGVFDRPIAEYVLGAVIAHAKDSRRSLDLQRQHRWEHRETRRVTGARALVVGTGGIGRETARLLRAAGLEVRGAGRTVRDDDPDFGKVVASSDLSAEVGWCDHLILAVPLTDKTRGLVDDTVLGAMKPDAHLINVARGPVVDEAALLTALTDHRIGGATLDAFDVEPLPAHHPLWDAPNVTITAHMSGDVVGWRDTLAEQYAENVRRWLTGEPLLNVVDKKLGYISRAGRLVR; from the coding sequence GTGCCGACACCCAATCAGTCCGGTGCGGCCCCTGGCCGTGCGGTCAGCGAGCGACGTCCGGCCGTCGCGGTGCTGTGCGCAGAAGAATCCGAACGACCGCCCGGGCTCGAGGCGCTGGACGTGGAGTTCCGGTACTGCACCGCCGGCACCCTCGCCGAGGCGGTTCGGGGTGCGCGCGGAATGTTGTTGTGGGACTTCTTCTCCAAGGCGGTACGCGACGTGTGGTCCGAGGCGGAGTCGGTGGAATGGATCCACGTCACCGCCGCAGGCGTCGACACCTTGCTCTTCGATGAGCTGCGCGACTCCGACGTCGTCGTCACCAACGCGCACGGGGTGTTCGACCGGCCCATCGCCGAGTATGTCCTGGGCGCGGTGATCGCGCACGCCAAGGACTCACGCCGCAGCCTCGACCTGCAACGACAGCACCGATGGGAGCATCGAGAGACCAGGCGGGTCACCGGTGCCCGCGCGCTCGTTGTCGGCACCGGCGGCATCGGCCGGGAGACCGCACGCCTGCTGCGCGCGGCAGGTCTCGAGGTCAGGGGTGCGGGCCGCACGGTGCGTGACGACGATCCCGACTTCGGCAAAGTGGTTGCCAGCAGCGATCTTTCCGCCGAGGTCGGCTGGTGTGACCACCTGATACTGGCGGTGCCGTTGACCGACAAGACCCGTGGCCTGGTGGACGATACCGTGCTGGGCGCGATGAAACCCGACGCGCACCTCATCAACGTCGCGCGCGGACCCGTCGTCGATGAGGCCGCGCTGCTCACCGCGTTGACCGACCACCGCATCGGCGGTGCGACGCTCGACGCGTTCGACGTCGAACCGCTGCCCGCCCACCATCCGCTGTGGGACGCGCCCAATGTCACGATCACCGCGCACATGTCCGGCGACGTGGTCGGCTGGCGGGACACCCTCGCCGAGCAGTACGCCGAGAACGTCCGGCGCTGGCTGACCGGCGAGCCGCTGCTCAACGTGGTGGACAAGAAGCTCGGCTACATCAGCCGGGCAGGGAGGTTGGTCCGATGA
- a CDS encoding maleate cis-trans isomerase family protein codes for MNECPPLEQTGIGVVVPYDFALDRELWRWVPDDISLHLTRTPHVPLAATMEMAIYVSNPNLLAQASASLHAVSPVVTAYACTSGSFVAGVTGETEIVAAMTQAGAPAAVTTSGALLAALQHLGISVIAAVTPYTADLTTGLVSYLGEAGIGVTAAAGLDLTSHIWTVPYDVTAELVRRIDRPDAEAIFISCTNLPTYDVIAALEEELDKPVLSANQVTMWSALSRAGHKAVGPGQRLLAS; via the coding sequence ATGAACGAGTGCCCGCCCTTGGAACAAACCGGAATCGGCGTGGTCGTGCCGTACGACTTCGCGCTTGACCGGGAACTTTGGCGCTGGGTGCCAGACGACATCAGCCTGCATCTGACCCGCACCCCGCATGTCCCGTTGGCCGCGACCATGGAGATGGCCATCTACGTCTCCAATCCGAATCTGCTGGCCCAGGCGTCGGCGAGCCTGCACGCTGTCTCACCCGTCGTGACCGCGTATGCCTGCACATCAGGCAGCTTCGTCGCCGGAGTGACCGGGGAAACCGAGATCGTGGCGGCGATGACGCAGGCCGGGGCGCCGGCCGCCGTCACCACCAGCGGCGCCCTGTTGGCGGCGCTGCAGCACCTCGGCATCTCGGTGATCGCCGCCGTCACGCCCTACACCGCGGATCTCACGACCGGGCTCGTCTCCTACCTCGGTGAGGCCGGCATCGGGGTGACCGCAGCCGCCGGGCTCGACCTGACCTCACACATCTGGACGGTGCCATACGACGTCACCGCCGAACTCGTCCGGAGAATCGACCGTCCCGACGCCGAGGCCATCTTCATCAGTTGCACCAACCTGCCTACGTATGACGTGATCGCCGCGTTGGAAGAGGAACTGGACAAGCCCGTGCTCAGCGCGAACCAGGTCACGATGTGGTCGGCGCTGAGCCGCGCCGGCCACAAGGCCGTCGGCCCCGGTCAGCGCCTGCTGGCGTCATGA
- a CDS encoding M24 family metallopeptidase produces the protein MKVEPAEYADRLRRVRERMRTESLAALVVCDPANIFYLTGYDAWSFYTPQCLLVLAEDDPHLFLRAMDAGGAAAACNVPAERIHGYPEDLVHRPDTHPFTWIAAAARNLISAGDPVGVEGDAHYFSPRGYFALAAGLSANRLVDAGELVNWARLIKSPYEIAQLRIAGAIAEHAMRTACERIEVGRRQCDLVADILTAQTTGTDGHGGDFPAIVPMLPTGDGSGTPHCTWTDRPFRDGEATTIELAGVFGRYHAPLARTVMLGEPPQRLTETAKITAEAMQATLAAIRPGATGASVHRAFDEVIRPHGLRKDSRLGYSIGIGFPPDWGERTISLRREDTTELAAGMAFHVILGMWMDGWGYELSEPIVVTPNGFERLANLPHELTIRR, from the coding sequence ATGAAAGTCGAACCGGCGGAGTATGCGGATCGACTGCGGCGCGTGCGCGAGCGCATGCGGACAGAATCGCTGGCCGCGCTGGTGGTGTGCGACCCGGCCAACATCTTCTACCTGACCGGGTACGACGCGTGGTCCTTCTATACCCCTCAGTGCCTGCTCGTCCTCGCCGAGGACGATCCGCACCTGTTCCTGCGGGCGATGGACGCGGGGGGTGCCGCCGCGGCCTGCAACGTGCCGGCCGAGCGAATCCACGGTTACCCCGAGGATCTGGTGCACCGGCCGGACACCCACCCGTTCACGTGGATCGCCGCCGCGGCCCGCAACCTGATATCTGCAGGCGATCCGGTCGGCGTCGAAGGCGACGCCCACTACTTCTCCCCGCGCGGGTACTTCGCGCTGGCCGCCGGCCTTTCGGCAAACCGCTTGGTGGACGCCGGCGAGCTGGTGAACTGGGCTCGGCTGATCAAGTCACCCTATGAGATAGCGCAGTTGCGGATCGCCGGTGCGATCGCAGAGCACGCGATGCGCACTGCGTGCGAGCGAATCGAGGTGGGCCGCAGGCAATGTGATCTCGTCGCCGACATCCTCACCGCGCAGACGACGGGGACGGACGGACACGGCGGTGACTTCCCCGCGATTGTGCCGATGCTGCCGACCGGAGACGGGTCCGGGACGCCGCACTGCACGTGGACCGACCGCCCGTTCCGCGACGGGGAGGCCACCACGATCGAGTTGGCCGGCGTGTTCGGCCGATACCACGCACCGTTGGCCAGGACCGTGATGCTCGGTGAGCCGCCGCAACGCCTCACCGAGACCGCGAAGATCACCGCAGAGGCGATGCAGGCGACGCTCGCGGCGATCCGTCCGGGTGCCACGGGCGCCTCCGTACATCGTGCGTTCGACGAGGTGATCCGGCCGCACGGGTTGCGCAAGGATTCGCGCCTGGGCTACTCGATCGGCATCGGATTCCCGCCGGACTGGGGTGAGCGCACCATCAGCCTGCGCCGCGAGGACACCACCGAACTCGCCGCGGGCATGGCTTTCCACGTCATCCTCGGAATGTGGATGGACGGCTGGGGATACGAACTGTCCGAGCCGATCGTGGTGACTCCCAACGGGTTCGAACGCCTGGCGAACCTGCCGCACGAGCTCACGATCAGGAGGTGA
- a CDS encoding PLP-dependent aminotransferase family protein has protein sequence MRSSTLPYANRAAGLVGSVIDSSTSLLHKQTHDIVRFAMGSPAAEAVPSEILAGIAADQLSRPDAYDYAATEGDPPLHAALLQMLHGTSDETTADRLTITAGGMQGLDLFCKIFVDPGDLVAVESPTYTNGSATALSYGATLLEVPVDDNGMDVDALERLVTAAGRRPKAIYTIPTFQNPSGVTLSLDRRLRLLELARDWGSMVLDDDPYGLLRFAGDPLPTLRELGGGDPLVFSVRTFSKIVAPGLRVGWVDTVPELQPLLINAKQAMDTCTNLPAQRLLAGFLTGGHLAEHLVTQRAEYRRRKEAMLEALREHFGGIARWTDPEGGFFLWVTLDDDVHATPLFDIALAEGVAFIPGAAFSPTGRFANALRLCFASTPPDRIREGVARLRRAVDALRKA, from the coding sequence ATGAGGTCGTCCACGCTCCCCTACGCCAACCGTGCCGCCGGGTTGGTCGGCTCGGTGATCGACTCCAGTACATCGCTGCTGCACAAGCAGACTCACGACATCGTCCGGTTCGCGATGGGCAGCCCGGCCGCCGAGGCGGTGCCGTCGGAGATCCTGGCGGGTATCGCGGCGGATCAACTCAGCCGGCCCGATGCCTACGACTACGCCGCCACCGAGGGCGATCCGCCGCTGCACGCGGCGCTGCTGCAGATGCTGCACGGCACCAGCGACGAGACGACGGCCGACCGGTTGACGATCACGGCGGGCGGCATGCAGGGCCTCGACCTGTTCTGCAAGATCTTCGTCGACCCTGGGGATCTCGTCGCGGTCGAATCGCCGACCTACACCAACGGCAGCGCGACCGCGCTGTCGTACGGCGCCACGCTGCTGGAGGTACCCGTCGACGACAACGGCATGGACGTCGACGCGCTGGAGCGTCTGGTCACGGCCGCGGGCCGGCGCCCCAAGGCCATCTACACGATTCCGACGTTCCAGAACCCGTCCGGGGTGACACTGTCGCTGGACCGCAGGCTGCGCCTGTTGGAGCTCGCCCGCGACTGGGGATCGATGGTCCTCGACGACGACCCTTACGGTCTGCTGCGTTTCGCCGGCGACCCGCTGCCGACGCTGCGTGAACTGGGCGGCGGTGACCCACTGGTGTTCTCGGTGCGGACGTTCTCGAAGATCGTCGCACCGGGGCTGCGGGTCGGCTGGGTTGACACGGTTCCCGAACTGCAGCCACTACTGATCAACGCCAAGCAGGCGATGGACACGTGCACCAACCTGCCGGCACAGCGTCTGCTCGCGGGTTTCCTCACCGGCGGACACCTCGCGGAGCATCTGGTGACACAGCGCGCCGAGTACAGGCGCCGCAAGGAGGCCATGCTCGAAGCGCTTCGCGAGCACTTCGGCGGTATCGCACGGTGGACCGACCCCGAGGGCGGCTTCTTCCTGTGGGTGACCCTGGACGACGACGTGCACGCCACACCCCTGTTCGACATCGCGCTCGCCGAAGGTGTCGCGTTCATCCCCGGCGCGGCGTTCTCACCGACCGGCAGGTTCGCCAACGCGCTGCGCCTGTGCTTCGCGTCGACGCCACCCGACCGCATCCGCGAGGGGGTCGCGCGGCTGCGGCGCGCGGTCGACGCCCTGCGGAAAGCCTGA
- a CDS encoding M20 family metallopeptidase, giving the protein MGVSAAEQEVLDRLDESLVVDLTVALVQAAGENPPGEEAATVRALCAAAADLGLDVTETEVEPGRNNVRVRLNGGAGPGLLMLGHTDVVPVGAGWTTDPFGGVRRDGRIYGRGAADMKGGLAAALSAMAALRSVTLRGPIELAALVDEEENGKGVRAYVDAHLAADVDTANQRYLGCITAEPTDLQTIIGARGASYVRVQVRGKACHAGNPDDGANAIYGAAAAISEIERLHAELADRPHPLLGAATWSVGQVQGGTAGAIVPDECVVIADRRLLPGESGAAVVDDLRARLAGLADRGLTVEVSMPMEMPPFQTSADADLVRIAESALSDAGGPGLPVAGWTAACDGGFIARDLGVPVVVLGPGSVTDEAHRADESVPVDQLVVAARTYVLTALRLLG; this is encoded by the coding sequence GTGGGCGTCTCGGCTGCCGAGCAGGAGGTGCTGGACCGTCTCGACGAGTCGCTGGTGGTCGACCTGACCGTCGCGCTCGTGCAGGCGGCAGGCGAGAACCCGCCCGGTGAGGAAGCGGCGACCGTTCGCGCGTTGTGCGCGGCCGCGGCCGACCTGGGCCTGGACGTAACCGAAACGGAGGTCGAACCGGGCCGCAACAATGTCCGCGTCAGGCTGAACGGCGGTGCGGGGCCCGGCCTGCTGATGCTCGGGCACACCGACGTCGTCCCGGTCGGCGCGGGCTGGACGACAGATCCGTTCGGCGGAGTGCGGCGCGACGGCCGCATCTACGGACGCGGTGCGGCGGACATGAAAGGCGGGCTCGCCGCGGCACTTTCCGCCATGGCGGCGCTGCGCTCTGTCACGCTGCGCGGTCCCATCGAATTGGCGGCCCTGGTCGACGAAGAGGAGAACGGCAAGGGTGTCCGCGCCTATGTCGATGCCCACTTGGCTGCCGATGTCGATACGGCGAACCAGCGCTATCTGGGGTGCATCACCGCAGAACCGACGGATCTGCAGACGATCATCGGCGCCAGGGGCGCCTCCTACGTGCGGGTCCAGGTTCGTGGGAAAGCGTGCCATGCGGGCAATCCCGACGACGGCGCGAACGCGATCTACGGTGCGGCCGCCGCGATCTCTGAGATCGAGCGGCTGCACGCCGAGCTCGCCGACCGTCCACATCCGCTGCTGGGCGCCGCGACATGGAGCGTCGGACAGGTGCAGGGCGGGACCGCGGGCGCCATCGTCCCGGACGAATGCGTGGTGATCGCCGACCGCAGGCTGCTGCCCGGTGAGTCGGGCGCGGCAGTGGTCGACGACCTGCGCGCGCGCCTCGCGGGGCTGGCCGACCGCGGTCTGACCGTCGAGGTGTCGATGCCGATGGAGATGCCGCCGTTCCAAACGTCCGCCGACGCAGATCTGGTCCGGATCGCCGAATCCGCGCTGAGCGACGCAGGTGGTCCCGGCCTGCCCGTCGCGGGTTGGACGGCCGCGTGCGACGGCGGGTTCATCGCCCGCGACCTCGGTGTCCCGGTCGTGGTGCTCGGGCCGGGCTCGGTGACCGATGAGGCGCACCGCGCCGACGAATCCGTGCCTGTCGACCAGCTTGTCGTCGCGGCCCGCACTTATGTGCTGACGGCGCTGCGGCTGTTGGGTTAG